Proteins from one Rosa chinensis cultivar Old Blush chromosome 7, RchiOBHm-V2, whole genome shotgun sequence genomic window:
- the LOC112179625 gene encoding receptor protein-tyrosine kinase CEPR1 encodes MASHITYFLSVLLIIFLVLYPSQALITSSNQSQFFVQIIKSLSPNSGSSLSDWDVKGGKPYCNFSGVSCNDDGYVVRIDISGRSLSGHFPADICSYLPQLRILLLGHNNLQGDFVDSITNCSFLEELSMDHLYLSGTLPDFSPLKNLKILDLSYNKFKGKFPMSVFNLTNLEVLNFNENGDFNLWQLPENIHTLTKLKSMVLTTCMVQGKIPTSIGNMTSLVDLELSGNYLVGQIPTEIGLLKNLKQLELYYNQLTGNIPEELGNLTDLTDMDMSVNKLTGKIPESICRLPRLQVLQLYNNSLLGEIPTVIADSKTLSMLSLYDNSLTGEVPRNLGKSSAIVVLDLSENQLSGPLPTEVCRGGKLLYFLILENQFSGEIPDSYAGCESLLRFRLSFNRLEGSIPAGLLNLPHVSIFDLAYNNLSGQIADTIGRARNLSELFIQNNSISGVLPPGISGAISLVKIDLSNNLISGPIPSEIGKLKKLNLLMLQGNKLTSSIPDSLSLLKSLNVLDLSNNLLTGNIPDSLCELLPNSINFSNNKLSGPIPVHLIEGGLIESFSGNPGLCVKVYVNSSDQNRFPVCPQHFNRKKINSFWVVTVSVVIILIGAILFLKRRFGKERAEVEHDESLSSSFFCYDVKSFHRISFDHREVIEAMVDKNIVGNGGSGTVYKIELSSGDVVAVKRLWSKKTKESSEDDQFVIHKELKTEVETLGNIRHKNIVKLFCYFSSLDCNLLVYEYMPNGNLWDALHKGWIHLEWPIRHQIALGIAQGLSYLHHDLMPPIIHRDIKSTNILLDVNYQPKVADFGIAKVLQARGGKDSTTTVIAGTYGYLAPEYAYSSKATTKCDVYSFGVVLMELITGKKPVEAEFGDNKNIIYWVSNKVDTKEGAMEVLDKRLSESFKEEMIQVLRIAVRCTYKAPSLRPTMKEVVQLLIEADPCRFDSCKSSTKTKEASTVTKVKNPFEL; translated from the exons ATGGCCTCTCACATAACCTACTTCCTTTCTGTGTTACTTATAATATTCTTGGTTTTGTATCCTTCTCAAGCCTTGATCACTAGTAGTAACCAGTCTCAGTTTTTTGTGCAAATAATAAAGTCTCTTTCACCTAATTCGGGTAGCTCTTTGTCAGATTGGGATGTCAAAGGAGGAAAACCTTACTGTAACTTCTCTGGGGTTAGCTGCAATGATGATGGCTACGTTGTCCGGATTGATATTTCCGGTCGATCACTCTCAGGTCACTTCCCAGCAGACATATGCTCCTACCTGCCTCAGTTGCGCATTCTCCTTCTTGGTCACAACAACCTCCAGGGTGACTTTGTTGATAGCATCACCAACTGCTCATTCTTAGAAGAGCTCAGCATGGATCATTTGTATCTCAGTGGAACTCTACCAGATTTTTCACCCTTGAAGAATCTAAAGATACTTGACTTGTCTTACAACAAGTTCAAAGGCAAGTTCCCCATGTCAGTGTTTAATCTTACCAATCTTGAGGTGCTCAATTTCAATGAGAACGGAGATTTCAACTTATGGCAGCTGCCGGAGAATATACACACACTGACAAAGCTCAAATCCATGGTCTTAACAACATGCATGGTACAAGGGAAGATCCCAACATCAATAGGAAACATGACTTCCCTTGTTGATCTTGAACTGAGTGGAAATTACCTGGTGGGTCAAATTCCAACAGAGATTGGATTGCTCAAGAATTTGAAGCAATTGGAGCTGTACTACAACCAACTCACTGGTAACATACCTGAGGAGCTCGGAAATCTCACAGACCTCACTGATATGGACATGTCAGTCAATAAGTTGACTGGGAAGATTCCAGAGTCAATCTGTCGGCTTCCCCGGCTTCAAGTCCTGCAGCTTTACAACAACAGCCTTTTAGGAGAGATCCCAACTGTGATTGCAGACTCAAAAACACTGAGCATGCTGTCACTTTATGACAATTCCCTGACTGGAGAAGTTCCAAGAAATCTGGGGAAATCATCAGCTATAGTTGTCCTTGACTTGTCAGAGAACCAACTTTCTGGTCCATTACCAACAGAGGTTTGCAGGGGAGGTAAGTTGCTCTACTTTCTTATTCTGGAAAACCAGTTTTCTGGAGAAATACCAGACAGCTATGCAGGATGTGAGTCTCTTCTTCGATTTCGGCTTAGCTTTAATCGTTTGGAGGGCTCGATACCTGCAGGACTTCTTAATCTTCCCCATGTTTCCATCTTTGATCTGGCTTACAACAATCTGAGTGGTCAGATTGCTGATACAATTGGGAGAGCCAGAAATTTGTCTGAACTTTTTATCCAAAACAACAGCATTTCAGGTGTTCTACCCCCTGGAATCTCTGGAGCAATAAGTCTAGTGAAGATTGATCTCAGTAATAATCTTATTTCTGGTCCAATTCCTTCAgaaattggaaaattaaagAAGCTGAATTTACTGATGTTGCAAGGCAACAAGCTCACTTCTTCCATTCCTGATTCACTTTCTTTGTTGAAATCACTCAATGTTCTTGATCTCTCCAACAACCTCTTGACAGGAAATATCCCTGATAGTCTTTGTGAATTGTTACCAAACTCTATCAACTTCTCAAACAATAAGCTTTCAGGTCCTATTCCAGTCCATTTGATAGAAGGAGGGCTAATAGAAAGCTTTTCTGGCAACCCTGGCCTTTGTGTGAAAGTCTATGTTAACTCATCTGATCAAAATAGGTTTCCCGTATGCCCACAACACTTCAacagaaagaaaataaattccttTTGGGTAGTAACAGTTTCAGTAGTTATTATTCTTATTGGAGCTATTCTCTTTCTGAAGCGCCGATTTGGAAAAGAAAGAGCAGAAGTGGAACATGATGAATCTCTATCCTCATCATTCTTCTGCTATGATGTGAAAAGTTTTCATCGAATAAGTTTTGACCATCGTGAGGTCATTGAAGCTATGGTTGACAAGAACATAGTAGGCAATGGAGGATCTGGGACAGTTTACAAGATCGAGTTGAGCAGTGGGGACGTAGTTGCAGTGAAGAGACTATGGagtaagaaaacaaaagaatcttcagaagatgaTCAGTTTGTTATACACAAGGAGTTGAAAACTGAGGTGGAGACTCTGGGTAACATAAGGCATAAGAACATTGTAAAATTGTTTTGCTACTTCTCAAGTTTGGATTGCAACCTGTTGGTTTATGAGTATATGCCAAACGGAAACCTTTGGGATGCTCTTCACAAAGGTTGGATCCATTTGGAGTGGCCTATTCGTCACCAGATCGCGCTAGGGATTGCACAGGGCTTGTCATATCTCCACCATGATCTGATGCCTCCAATTATTCACAGAGATATTAAGTCCACCAACATACTGCTTGATGTGAATTACCAACCCAAAGTTGCAGATTTTGGCATAGCCAAGGTTTTACAAGCAAGAGGAGGGAAAGATTCCACAACCACTGTTATCGCTGGGACATACGGTTACTTAGCCCCAG AATATGCATATTCATCCAAAGCTACAACCAAGTGCGATGTCTACAGTTTTGGGGTAGTTCTAATGGAACTGATAACTGGGAAGAAGCCAGTGGAGGCAGAGTTTGGTGATAACAAGAACATCATATACTGGGTTTCAAATAAAGTGGATACTAAAGAAGGAGCCATGGAGGTTTTAGACAAGCGATTGTCAGAGTCATTCAAGGAGGAGATGATCCAAGTTCTTCGAATTGCCGTTCGATGTACCTACAAGGCCCCTTCTCTGCGTCCAACCATGAAGGAAGTGGTTCAGTTGCTGATCGAGGCAGACCCTTGCAGATTTGATTCATGCAAGTCATCAACCAAGACCAAAGAAGCATCAACTGTAACAAAGGTTAAGAACCCTTTTGAGTTATGA